The proteins below come from a single Mya arenaria isolate MELC-2E11 chromosome 6, ASM2691426v1 genomic window:
- the LOC128236872 gene encoding baculoviral IAP repeat-containing protein 7-A-like — MDNISDRMNTFDNWQYKTSPTKLAKAGFYSIGYHDIVKCYSCGTSLRYLAEDDDPWAVHEQMSNLCPFLTNNAESSSAARTSPRSVEKAPSEMSMSELKEDNRRRRAMLECRVCRERQACMLLIPCGHRAACGDCAPNISTCPDCKGDVTETLKTYMA, encoded by the exons ATGGATAATATCTCGGACAGAATGAATACCTTCGACAACTGGCAGTACAAAACATCGCCAACTAAATTGGCGAAGGCGGGGTTCTACTCTATAG GCTACCACGACATTGTGAAGTGTTATTCATGCGGCACCTCTCTTCGGTACCTGGCTGAGGATGATGACCCATGGGCAGTGCATGAACAGATGTCGAATCTCTGTCCCTTCCTGACCAAT aacgCAGAATCGTCATCAGCGGCAAGGACGTCTCCGAGAAGTGTTGAAAAAG CACCCTCAGAGATGTCCATGTCGGAACTCAAAGAGGACAACCGGCGACGACGGGCCATGTTGGAGTGCAGGGTCTGTAGAGAGAGGCAAGCCTGCATGTTGCTGATACCCTGTGGTCATAGGGCGGCATGTGGGGATTGCGCGCCGAACATCAGCACGTGCCCAGACTGCAAAGGAGATGTTACGGAGACACTGAAGACCTACATGGCGTGA